In the Clavelina lepadiformis chromosome 8, kaClaLepa1.1, whole genome shotgun sequence genome, one interval contains:
- the LOC143469213 gene encoding uncharacterized protein LOC143469213 isoform X2 has protein sequence MLDMTVSLWMTLHLTLSFQMGVTFSHDKVTNTTSMTSYSCKAGEYRCWDGTCIPGPSFCDGTIDCPDRTDELDYESLIQQLFNVKVMRIIVPCVTPSSWRLYKSHARPCALHHNWICDGIKNQCIDDVDEECWRTPSGGCGPILSKLKCDGFQDCPSGQDEENCITCASSGEEGYRIDESKLCDGNFDCLGHGEYDLSDECVAGCRGECSLYCHQVYEICGNRSLCEVAEPDPCVACSDRKGLYRLSQLCDGNFDCIDQSDEINCSDFRCKNGNLVKEALRCDTKDDCGDTSDECDCYDSFTCTNSRCIFESSVCDGTNDCGDHSDECLTSCENSKRFICENGECISASAFCDGNIDCSDGSDEVVMSYLNTTTSSVPCNNAANDVNKTCILRQTTWLCDIIEHCVDREDECQPECAQLTFWCDGGKCLNVEAFCDGINDCQDGTDELPYFPQSGSDVIPCASKFAFSDVLCALEAVHPWVCDVFTHCANRTDECTAGCASSYTCRSGECIDRNWLCDGDYDCLDGSDEQLLEGDVFECVKTRHPITRTCLLPISMTTDNVSDCDRGMDLISGHHQMETGSHYDEVGPNFSQKRPNFFQCVGERHVIPGEFQCDGVFNCAFLSDECLCEVSPPICDNLCYHPLDGTKAQCDSCLIGQIKCDQQCIERKQVCDGVVDCSDGSDEQFCKHDVTCAVGEGRECISEYNCTSAELSRKRHAATPCDGKPQCMKFEDECGQECASGPGTLPGYCHRLTQFPGLGSFYGCKEGGIYLKGRQVCDGLSRDCLGGEDEADCPGRIYCNSTTASGAIHIHHSQRCDGKVDCSDRGDEEGCPSHYYCDGGEPFFVPMRAVMDGKVDCLDGSDECPEDSFNGSVFSSRELMIRDPVLRCLIWIMGAFSIAGNVAVLLETFYIMIAGRHRFKKKRPIAKVHHILVVNLAMADLLMGAYLLLLGAESLSRSGSYCQYDKHWRTSGTCSFLGILTVLSSVTSVLILLIMTSYRVYGVTNPFRCKNLSCIPAFCFAALAWITSFILALLPVTTFSYHYKSHAWIKHNSFFTNDVIDRKTMIKFIRKLPLFYGNDAKNTSLPKNIPANSWDSIKEIMTTVFGPNTVKGEFGYYSNVSVCMPKIYVTTDDVAWEHSMVIVVFNCLAIVYMLGAYIFILVKTKKSISKKRKNRQTSMFRKISYIVITDVACWLPISVMSFMNFAGFKIPENAYVVSAVVLLPINSALNPLLYSSTIQRLLIKVFTCGSRGGGRIFGGRARKSQTNGESYPLQLNWQRRTSDREVWRKMTGTRSTALDGCDHHDIPDVIPEQLAEGSPTTVEG, from the exons ATGCTGGACATGACTGTGAGTTTGTGGATGACTCTTCATCTGACTCTTTCATTCCAGATGGGAGTCACTTTCAGTCACG ATAAAGTGACAAACACCAcatcgatgacgtcatacagCTGCAAGGCGGGCGAATATCGATGCTGGGACGGGACGTGTATCCCCGGTCCCTCCTTCTGTGACGGTACAATAGACTGTCCGGACAGGACGGATGAACTGGATTATGAGAGCCTTATCCAGCAGCTGTTTAACGTTAAGGTCATGAGAATTATAGTGCCCTGCGTGACGCCATCTTCATGGCGGCTTTACAAGAGCCACGCCAG ACCATGCGCATTACATCACAATTGGATTTGTGACGGAATAAAAAATCAATGCATCGATGACGTGGATGAAGAATGCTGGAGGACGCCATCAGGCGGATGTGGTCCAATATTATCGAAGCTAAAATGTGATGGATTTCAAGATTGCCCTA GCGGCCAAGATGAAGAAAATTGCATCACTTGCGCCTCTAGCGGCGAAGAAGGTTACAGAATCGACGAATCGAAGTTGTGTGATGGCAATTTCGACTGCCTCGGCCACGGAGAATACGACTTAAGCGATGAGTGCGTGGCCGGATGTCGCGGAGAATGCAGCCTCTATTGCCACCAG GTTTACGAGATTTGCGGGAATCGATCGTTGTGCGAAGTAGCCGAGCCTGATCCTTGTGTCGCTTGTTCGGACAGGAAGGGTTTGTACAGACTGTCACAG CTTTGTGATGGGAATTTCGACTGCATCGATCAGAGTGACGAAATTAATTGTTCCGACTTCCGGTGCAAGAACGGCAACTTG GTAAAAGAAGCTCTGAGGTGCGACACAAAAGACGATTGTGGCGACACCAGCGATGAATGCGATTGTTATGATTCCTTCACTTGCACCAACTCTAG ATGCATCTTCGAAAGCTCCGTTTGTGACGGAACAAACGACTGTGGTGATCACTCGGACGAATGTTTGACGAGTTGCGAGAATTCAAAAAG GTTCATTTGTGAAAACGGCGAATGCATTTCCGCTTCCGCTTTCTGTGACGGAAACATCGATTGCTCCGACGGGAGTGACGAAGTGGTGATGTCATATTTAAACACGACAACGTCATCAGTGCCATGTAATAACGCAGCAAATGACGTCAACAAAACATGCATACTGCGGCAG ACAACGTggctttgtgacatcatagagCACTGCGTAGATCGCGAGGACGAATGTCAGCCCGAATGCGCCCAGCTGACTTTCTGGTGCGATGGCGGCAAATGCTTGAACGTGGAAGCCTTCTGTGATGGAATAAATG ATTGCCAAGATGGAACAGATGAGCTTCCGTACTTTCCACAGAGTGGTAGTGACGTCATACCCTGCGCAAGCAAGTTTGCTTTTTCTGACGTGTTATGCGCCCTTGAAGCCGTTCACCCATGGGTTTGTGACGTATTTACCCACTGCGCAAATCGCACGGACGAGTGCACAGCGGGTTGCGCGTCATCTTACACCTGCAGGTCAGGGGAGTGCATCGACAGGAACTGG CTTTGTGACGGAGACTACGATTGTTTGGACGGAAGTGACGAGCAATTGTTAGAAGGTGATGTGTTTGAATGCGTCAAGACACGCCATCCAATCACAAGAACTTGTCTTCTGCCAATCTCCATGACAACAGACAACGTCAGCGACTGCGACCGGGGAATGGATCTTATATCAGGCCACCACCAGATGGAGACAGGGAGCCATTATGACGAG GTTGGACCAAATTTCTCCCAAAAACGACCGAATTTTTTCCAGTGCGTGGGAGAGAGACACGTCATACCAG GTGAGTTTCAATGCGACGGCGTATTCAACTGCGCCTTCCTCTCCGACGAGTGTCTTTGTGAAGTCTCCCCTCCAATCTGCGACAATCTCTGCTACCATCCGCTAGATGGAACCAAAGCTCAGTGCGACTCCTGCCTGATTGGCCAAATAAAATGTGATCAACAATGCATCGAGCGGAAACAG GTCTGCGATGGGGTTGTGGATTGCAGCGACGGCAGTGACGAACAGTTCTGTAAGcatgacgtcacatgcgcgGTGGGAGAGGGCAGGGAGTGCATTTCTGAATACAACTGCACTTCAG CTGAACTATCGCGAAAGAGACATGCAGCGACACCGTGCGACGGCAAGCCACAATGTATGAAGTTTGAGGATGAATGCGGTCAAGAATGTGCGTCAGGTCCTGGAACGTTGCCGGGATATTGCCACAGACTCACGCAGTTCCCTGGTCTTGG GAGTTTCTACGGCTGCAAAGAAGGGGGGATTTACCTGAAAGGAAGGCAAGTGTGCGACGGCCTATCACGTGACTGTCTTGGAGGGGAGGACGAGGCGGATTGCCCGGGAAGAATTTACTGCAACTCCACGACCGCAAGCGGAGCCATCCACATTCACCATTCTCAG CGTTGCGATGGGAAGGTGGATTGCTCGGACAGAGGTGACGAGGAGGGATGCCCCAGCCACTACTACTGCGACGGAG GCGAACCTTTTTTCGTCCCCATGAGAGCGGTGATGGACGGGAAGGTGGATTGCTTGGATGGCAGCGACGAGTGCCCGGAGGACAGCTTCAACGGGAGTGTTTTTTCCTCCAGGGAGCTCATGATCCGAGATCCCGTCCTGAGATGCCTCATCTGGATCATGGGAGCCTTCTCAATCGCGG GAAACGTCGCTGTTCTTCTCGAGACTTTCTACATCATGATCGCAGGCCGGCATCGATTCAAGAAGAAGCGGCCCATCGCGAAAGTCCACCACATTCTGGTGGTCAACTTGGCGATGGCGGATCTTCTCATGGGAGCGTATCTCCTCCTGCTCGGAGCTGAATCATTGTCGAGATCCGGGAGTTACTGCCAGTATGATAAACACTGGAGGACTTCCGGCACATGCTCCTTCCTCGGGATCCTCACCGTCCTCTCCAGCGTCACTTCCGTCCTCATATTgctcattatgacgtcatacaggGTCTATGGCGTCACAAACCCTTTTAGGTGCAAGAACTTGAGCTGCATTCCAGccttttgttttgctgcacTGGCTTGGATTACGTCATTTATCTTAG CGTTGTTACCAGTAACCACGTTTTCGTATCATTACAAATCACACGCGTGGATTAAGCATAACTCATTCTTCaccaatgacgtcatcgatAGGAAGACCATGATAAAATTCATCAGGAAATTGCCACTTTTCTACGGAAATGACGCAAAGAATACATCACTCCCGAAG aATATTCCAGCAAACTCGTGGGACTcaataaaagaaattatgacgaCGGTATTCGGCCCTAACACCGTAAAAGGagaatttggttattatagcAATGTCAGCGTTTGCATGCCAAAGATATACGTCACCACTGATGACGTAGCTTGGGAACATTCGATG GTGATCGTCGTATTCAACTGCTTGGCCATCGTCTATATGCTGGGCGCTTACATCTTCATTCtggtcaaaacaaaaaagtcaatttcgaagaaaagaaaaaaccg tCAGACATCGATGTTTCGCAAAATCAGTTACATCGTCATCACTGACGTTGCATGCTGGTTGCCGATATCTGTGATGTCATTTATGAACTTTGCAGGTTTCAAAATTCCCGAAAAC GCGTACGTAGTGTCGGCGGTTGTACTCCTCCCCATAAACAGCGCCCTCAATCCTCTCCTCTACTCCTCAACCATCCAGCGGCTTCTCATCAAAGTCTTCACATGCGGAAGCAG GGGCGGGGGACGGATATTTGGCGGACGGGCTCGGAAAAGTCAAACAAACGGAGAAAGTTATCCGCTCCAATTAAACTGGCAGCGGAGAACGTCGGATCGTGAGGTTTGGAGGAAAATGACTGGGACCCGGTCGACCGCCTTGGACGGATGCGACCACCACGACATCCCTGACGTCATTCCCGAGCAACTCGCGGAAGGCTCGCCAACGACCGTCGAAGGATAA
- the LOC143469213 gene encoding uncharacterized protein LOC143469213 isoform X1: protein MLDMTVSLWMTLHLTLSFQMGVTFSHDKVTNTTSMTSYSCKAGEYRCWDGTCIPGPSFCDGTIDCPDRTDELDYESLIQQLFNVKVMRIIVPCVTPSSWRLYKSHARPCALHHNWICDGIKNQCIDDVDEECWRTPSGGCGPILSKLKCDGFQDCPSGQDEENCITCASSGEEGYRIDESKLCDGNFDCLGHGEYDLSDECVAGCRGECSLYCHQVYEICGNRSLCEVAEPDPCVACSDRKGLYRLSQLCDGNFDCIDQSDEINCSDFRCKNGNLVKEALRCDTKDDCGDTSDECDCYDSFTCTNSRCIFESSVCDGTNDCGDHSDECLTSCENSKRFICENGECISASAFCDGNIDCSDGSDEVVMSYLNTTTSSVPCNNAANDVNKTCILRQTTWLCDIIEHCVDREDECQPECAQLTFWCDGGKCLNVEAFCDGINDCQDGTDELPYFPQSGSDVIPCASKFAFSDVLCALEAVHPWVCDVFTHCANRTDECTAGCASSYTCRSGECIDRNWLCDGDYDCLDGSDEQLLEGDVFECVKTRHPITRTCLLPISMTTDNVSDCDRGMDLISGHHQMETGSHYDEVGPNFSQKRPNFFQCVGERHVIPGEFQCDGVFNCAFLSDECLCEVSPPICDNLCYHPLDGTKAQCDSCLIGQIKCDQQCIERKQVCDGVVDCSDGSDEQFCKHDVTCAVGEGRECISEYNCTSAELSRKRHAATPCDGKPQCMKFEDECGQECASGPGTLPGYCHRLTQFPGLGSFYGCKEGGIYLKGRQVCDGLSRDCLGGEDEADCPGRIYCNSTTASGAIHIHHSQRCDGKVDCSDRGDEEGCPSHYYCDGGEPFFVPMRAVMDGKVDCLDGSDECPEDSFNGSVFSSRELMIRDPVLRCLIWIMGAFSIAGNVAVLLETFYIMIAGRHRFKKKRPIAKVHHILVVNLAMADLLMGAYLLLLGAESLSRSGSYCQYDKHWRTSGTCSFLGILTVLSSVTSVLILLIMTSYRVYGVTNPFRCKNLSCIPAFCFAALAWITSFILGEIIVTSYCVNNLEKIVSEFFYFIALLPVTTFSYHYKSHAWIKHNSFFTNDVIDRKTMIKFIRKLPLFYGNDAKNTSLPKNIPANSWDSIKEIMTTVFGPNTVKGEFGYYSNVSVCMPKIYVTTDDVAWEHSMVIVVFNCLAIVYMLGAYIFILVKTKKSISKKRKNRQTSMFRKISYIVITDVACWLPISVMSFMNFAGFKIPENAYVVSAVVLLPINSALNPLLYSSTIQRLLIKVFTCGSRGGGRIFGGRARKSQTNGESYPLQLNWQRRTSDREVWRKMTGTRSTALDGCDHHDIPDVIPEQLAEGSPTTVEG from the exons ATGCTGGACATGACTGTGAGTTTGTGGATGACTCTTCATCTGACTCTTTCATTCCAGATGGGAGTCACTTTCAGTCACG ATAAAGTGACAAACACCAcatcgatgacgtcatacagCTGCAAGGCGGGCGAATATCGATGCTGGGACGGGACGTGTATCCCCGGTCCCTCCTTCTGTGACGGTACAATAGACTGTCCGGACAGGACGGATGAACTGGATTATGAGAGCCTTATCCAGCAGCTGTTTAACGTTAAGGTCATGAGAATTATAGTGCCCTGCGTGACGCCATCTTCATGGCGGCTTTACAAGAGCCACGCCAG ACCATGCGCATTACATCACAATTGGATTTGTGACGGAATAAAAAATCAATGCATCGATGACGTGGATGAAGAATGCTGGAGGACGCCATCAGGCGGATGTGGTCCAATATTATCGAAGCTAAAATGTGATGGATTTCAAGATTGCCCTA GCGGCCAAGATGAAGAAAATTGCATCACTTGCGCCTCTAGCGGCGAAGAAGGTTACAGAATCGACGAATCGAAGTTGTGTGATGGCAATTTCGACTGCCTCGGCCACGGAGAATACGACTTAAGCGATGAGTGCGTGGCCGGATGTCGCGGAGAATGCAGCCTCTATTGCCACCAG GTTTACGAGATTTGCGGGAATCGATCGTTGTGCGAAGTAGCCGAGCCTGATCCTTGTGTCGCTTGTTCGGACAGGAAGGGTTTGTACAGACTGTCACAG CTTTGTGATGGGAATTTCGACTGCATCGATCAGAGTGACGAAATTAATTGTTCCGACTTCCGGTGCAAGAACGGCAACTTG GTAAAAGAAGCTCTGAGGTGCGACACAAAAGACGATTGTGGCGACACCAGCGATGAATGCGATTGTTATGATTCCTTCACTTGCACCAACTCTAG ATGCATCTTCGAAAGCTCCGTTTGTGACGGAACAAACGACTGTGGTGATCACTCGGACGAATGTTTGACGAGTTGCGAGAATTCAAAAAG GTTCATTTGTGAAAACGGCGAATGCATTTCCGCTTCCGCTTTCTGTGACGGAAACATCGATTGCTCCGACGGGAGTGACGAAGTGGTGATGTCATATTTAAACACGACAACGTCATCAGTGCCATGTAATAACGCAGCAAATGACGTCAACAAAACATGCATACTGCGGCAG ACAACGTggctttgtgacatcatagagCACTGCGTAGATCGCGAGGACGAATGTCAGCCCGAATGCGCCCAGCTGACTTTCTGGTGCGATGGCGGCAAATGCTTGAACGTGGAAGCCTTCTGTGATGGAATAAATG ATTGCCAAGATGGAACAGATGAGCTTCCGTACTTTCCACAGAGTGGTAGTGACGTCATACCCTGCGCAAGCAAGTTTGCTTTTTCTGACGTGTTATGCGCCCTTGAAGCCGTTCACCCATGGGTTTGTGACGTATTTACCCACTGCGCAAATCGCACGGACGAGTGCACAGCGGGTTGCGCGTCATCTTACACCTGCAGGTCAGGGGAGTGCATCGACAGGAACTGG CTTTGTGACGGAGACTACGATTGTTTGGACGGAAGTGACGAGCAATTGTTAGAAGGTGATGTGTTTGAATGCGTCAAGACACGCCATCCAATCACAAGAACTTGTCTTCTGCCAATCTCCATGACAACAGACAACGTCAGCGACTGCGACCGGGGAATGGATCTTATATCAGGCCACCACCAGATGGAGACAGGGAGCCATTATGACGAG GTTGGACCAAATTTCTCCCAAAAACGACCGAATTTTTTCCAGTGCGTGGGAGAGAGACACGTCATACCAG GTGAGTTTCAATGCGACGGCGTATTCAACTGCGCCTTCCTCTCCGACGAGTGTCTTTGTGAAGTCTCCCCTCCAATCTGCGACAATCTCTGCTACCATCCGCTAGATGGAACCAAAGCTCAGTGCGACTCCTGCCTGATTGGCCAAATAAAATGTGATCAACAATGCATCGAGCGGAAACAG GTCTGCGATGGGGTTGTGGATTGCAGCGACGGCAGTGACGAACAGTTCTGTAAGcatgacgtcacatgcgcgGTGGGAGAGGGCAGGGAGTGCATTTCTGAATACAACTGCACTTCAG CTGAACTATCGCGAAAGAGACATGCAGCGACACCGTGCGACGGCAAGCCACAATGTATGAAGTTTGAGGATGAATGCGGTCAAGAATGTGCGTCAGGTCCTGGAACGTTGCCGGGATATTGCCACAGACTCACGCAGTTCCCTGGTCTTGG GAGTTTCTACGGCTGCAAAGAAGGGGGGATTTACCTGAAAGGAAGGCAAGTGTGCGACGGCCTATCACGTGACTGTCTTGGAGGGGAGGACGAGGCGGATTGCCCGGGAAGAATTTACTGCAACTCCACGACCGCAAGCGGAGCCATCCACATTCACCATTCTCAG CGTTGCGATGGGAAGGTGGATTGCTCGGACAGAGGTGACGAGGAGGGATGCCCCAGCCACTACTACTGCGACGGAG GCGAACCTTTTTTCGTCCCCATGAGAGCGGTGATGGACGGGAAGGTGGATTGCTTGGATGGCAGCGACGAGTGCCCGGAGGACAGCTTCAACGGGAGTGTTTTTTCCTCCAGGGAGCTCATGATCCGAGATCCCGTCCTGAGATGCCTCATCTGGATCATGGGAGCCTTCTCAATCGCGG GAAACGTCGCTGTTCTTCTCGAGACTTTCTACATCATGATCGCAGGCCGGCATCGATTCAAGAAGAAGCGGCCCATCGCGAAAGTCCACCACATTCTGGTGGTCAACTTGGCGATGGCGGATCTTCTCATGGGAGCGTATCTCCTCCTGCTCGGAGCTGAATCATTGTCGAGATCCGGGAGTTACTGCCAGTATGATAAACACTGGAGGACTTCCGGCACATGCTCCTTCCTCGGGATCCTCACCGTCCTCTCCAGCGTCACTTCCGTCCTCATATTgctcattatgacgtcatacaggGTCTATGGCGTCACAAACCCTTTTAGGTGCAAGAACTTGAGCTGCATTCCAGccttttgttttgctgcacTGGCTTGGATTACGTCATTTATCTTAGGTGAAAtaatagtgacgtcatattgtGTTAATAACTTAGAAAAAATTGTCTCGGAATTCTTTTATTTCATAGCGTTGTTACCAGTAACCACGTTTTCGTATCATTACAAATCACACGCGTGGATTAAGCATAACTCATTCTTCaccaatgacgtcatcgatAGGAAGACCATGATAAAATTCATCAGGAAATTGCCACTTTTCTACGGAAATGACGCAAAGAATACATCACTCCCGAAG aATATTCCAGCAAACTCGTGGGACTcaataaaagaaattatgacgaCGGTATTCGGCCCTAACACCGTAAAAGGagaatttggttattatagcAATGTCAGCGTTTGCATGCCAAAGATATACGTCACCACTGATGACGTAGCTTGGGAACATTCGATG GTGATCGTCGTATTCAACTGCTTGGCCATCGTCTATATGCTGGGCGCTTACATCTTCATTCtggtcaaaacaaaaaagtcaatttcgaagaaaagaaaaaaccg tCAGACATCGATGTTTCGCAAAATCAGTTACATCGTCATCACTGACGTTGCATGCTGGTTGCCGATATCTGTGATGTCATTTATGAACTTTGCAGGTTTCAAAATTCCCGAAAAC GCGTACGTAGTGTCGGCGGTTGTACTCCTCCCCATAAACAGCGCCCTCAATCCTCTCCTCTACTCCTCAACCATCCAGCGGCTTCTCATCAAAGTCTTCACATGCGGAAGCAG GGGCGGGGGACGGATATTTGGCGGACGGGCTCGGAAAAGTCAAACAAACGGAGAAAGTTATCCGCTCCAATTAAACTGGCAGCGGAGAACGTCGGATCGTGAGGTTTGGAGGAAAATGACTGGGACCCGGTCGACCGCCTTGGACGGATGCGACCACCACGACATCCCTGACGTCATTCCCGAGCAACTCGCGGAAGGCTCGCCAACGACCGTCGAAGGATAA
- the LOC143469384 gene encoding uncharacterized protein LOC143469384 — protein sequence MVDEDVPPLEDMSALVDRVREIREKTAEKPQKLSAEIHNVESNRVEEPKPTKPKNSGFGGMRKGFLFGSKTEGKSKAPKKSVKNPQAEQVYDVIKPKTSPDGSLVFDEVQDAMKGSNVLQSKEWITDDLMKNIEGNEKLFKQLSDPKFSQAIDWMKRDPKSAMEYYKNDQDVQDFFKQFYKILGNHFTQLGDKESAKQDNQVMMSSNQATSEDTKKMQKILSDPEIQKILSKPDVQNLLDLLRNEPDKAQNIFQASDFRLRADIQKLVSVGLLGVQPQ from the coding sequence ATGGTTGATGAAGATGTTCCCCCGCTTGAAGATATGAGCGCTTTGGTTGATCGCGTTCGAGAAATTCGAGAAAAAACCGCAGAAAAGCCACAAAAATTATCTGCTGAAATTCACAATGTGGAGTCTAACAGAGTTGAGGAGCCAAAACCAACTAAACCCAAAAATTCTGGTTTTGGGGGAATGAGAAAGGGATTTTTATTTGGTTCTAAGACTGAGGGAAAAAGTAAAGCACCAAAAAAATCGGTCAAAAATCCTCAAGCTGAACaggtttatgatgtcataaagccGAAAACTTCACCAGATGGAAGTCTTGTGTTTGACGAAGTTCAAGATGCAATGAAAGGGTCCAATGTTCTTCAAAGTAAAGAGTGGATTACTGATGATTTGATGAAAAACATTGAAGgaaatgaaaaacttttcaagcaACTTTCTGACCCAAAATTTTCGCAAGCTATTGATTGGATGAAACGGGACCCGAAATCTGCGATGGAGTATTACAAAAATGATCAAGATGTGCaggatttttttaaacaattttacaaaattttgggGAATCATTTCACTCAACTCGGTGATAAGGAATCAGCGAAGCAAGATAACCAagtgatgatgtcatcaaaCCAGGCAACCTCTGAAGACACCAAAAAAATGCAGAAGATACTTTCTGACCCTGAAATCCAAAAAATTTTATCGAAACCAGATGTTCAGAATTTGCTCGATCTTCTTCGAAATGAACCCGACAAAGctcaaaatatatttcaagcATCAGATTTCAGGTTAAGGGCAGACATTCAAAAACTAGTGTCTGTTGGTCTTCTTGGCGTCCAACCTCAGTAA
- the LOC143469555 gene encoding cornifelin homolog: MDSGKPDVGASDQNAIALNATNAWYSPNQGPYPPNSTNVVVVQPSVSQMMTVVTQQPVIKRPWSSQLCDCFNDMKSCFMTFCFGHFYLACVAQRMGEHCCVGCGLPGMWPMRTAMRERHNIEGDMCNDCCVSCWCGLCAICQLSREMDRLGYPKNC; encoded by the exons ATGGATTCAGGGAAACCAGATGTTGGAGCTTCTGATCAAAATGCAATCGCGTTGAACGCG ACCAACGCTTGGTATTCCCCTAACCAAGGACCATATCCTCCTAACAGTACAAATGTTGTGGTTGTGCAACCATCTGTGTCACAAATGATGACTGTGGTCACTCAGCAACCAGTGATTAAGCGACCTTGGAGCTCACAGTTGTGCGATTGCTTCAACGATATGAAAAGCT GCTTTATGACGTTTTGTTTCGGACACTTTTACCTCGCCTGTGTCGCTCAACGTATGGGAGAACACTGCTGCGTCGGTTGTGGCTTGCCTGGTATGTGGCCGATGAGGACGGCTATGAGAGAACGTCATAATATAGAG GGCGATATGTGCAACGATTGTTGCGTATCATGTTGGTGCGGATTGTGCGCGATATGTCAGCTGTCGCGCGAGATGGACCGACTCGGATATCCGAAGAATTGTTGA